In Polaromonas sp. JS666, one genomic interval encodes:
- a CDS encoding MBL fold metallo-hydrolase RNA specificity domain-containing protein — protein sequence MRLQFLGATDTVTGSKYLVQHDKARVLVDCGLFQGYKQLRLRNWSPLPVKPAAIDAVVLTHAHIDHSGYLPLLARQGFRGKVYCTPATADLCRILLPDSGHLQEEEAEYANRRGLSKHSPALPLYTREDAERCLKLLHPVDYGKHWQPAPGLNASLTPSGHMPGSSFVRLDNGSRSLLFSGDIGRPNDLVLKAPSQMDGADYLVVESTYGDRLHKYSDPLTVLGEVINRTAARGGVVVIPAFAVGRAQSLMYCIHLLKAQGVIHDNLPVYLNSPMAANATQVFLKHKSELRLTAAQCKAMTHTAHIVGTPEESRLLNTRKGPMVIIAASGMATGGRVVHHLKAFAPDPRNTILFAGFQAGGTRGAIIAGGAPTVRIHGEDVPVHAEVAMLDDLSAHADAAEIIGWLKGFKAAPKKTFITHGEPPAADAMRQRIERELHWTCHMPCYLETVALN from the coding sequence ATGCGACTCCAGTTTCTCGGCGCTACGGACACGGTGACCGGCTCCAAGTACCTCGTGCAGCACGACAAGGCCAGGGTATTGGTCGATTGCGGCCTGTTCCAGGGGTACAAACAGCTGCGCTTGCGCAACTGGTCGCCCTTGCCGGTGAAGCCGGCAGCGATTGACGCCGTGGTACTGACCCACGCCCACATCGACCACAGCGGCTACCTGCCGCTGCTGGCACGCCAGGGCTTTCGCGGCAAGGTCTATTGCACGCCCGCCACCGCCGACCTGTGCCGCATCCTGCTGCCGGACTCCGGACACCTGCAGGAAGAGGAAGCCGAATACGCCAACCGGCGCGGCCTGTCCAAGCATTCGCCCGCGCTGCCGCTGTACACGCGGGAAGATGCCGAACGCTGCCTCAAGCTGCTCCACCCGGTCGATTACGGGAAACACTGGCAGCCGGCGCCGGGCTTGAACGCGAGCCTGACTCCGTCGGGCCACATGCCGGGATCGTCGTTTGTGCGGCTGGACAATGGCTCGCGCTCGCTGCTGTTTTCAGGCGACATCGGTCGCCCGAACGACCTGGTGCTCAAGGCGCCGTCGCAGATGGACGGTGCGGACTACCTGGTCGTCGAATCCACCTACGGCGACCGCCTGCACAAATATTCCGATCCCCTGACGGTGCTAGGCGAAGTGATCAACCGAACCGCTGCGCGCGGCGGCGTGGTGGTGATCCCGGCTTTCGCGGTCGGCCGGGCGCAGAGCCTGATGTACTGCATCCATCTGCTCAAGGCCCAGGGCGTGATTCATGACAACCTGCCCGTCTACCTCAACAGCCCCATGGCCGCCAACGCCACCCAGGTGTTCCTCAAGCACAAGAGCGAGCTGCGGCTGACGGCCGCGCAATGCAAGGCCATGACACACACGGCGCATATCGTGGGCACGCCGGAAGAGTCGCGCCTGCTCAATACCCGCAAGGGCCCGATGGTCATCATCGCCGCCAGCGGCATGGCAACGGGCGGGCGCGTGGTGCATCACCTCAAGGCCTTCGCACCCGACCCGCGCAACACCATTTTGTTCGCCGGCTTCCAGGCCGGCGGCACGCGCGGCGCGATCATTGCCGGCGGTGCGCCCACCGTACGCATCCATGGGGAAGACGTTCCGGTGCATGCCGAAGTGGCCATGCTCGACGACCTGTCGGCCCATGCCGACGCGGCCGAGATCATCGGCTGGCTCAAGGGCTTCAAGGCGGCGCCGAAGAAGACCTTCATCACGCATGGCGAACCGCCAGCCGCCGATGCCATGCGCCAGCGCATCGAGCGCGAGCTGCACTGGACCTGCCACATGCCTTGCTACCTGGAAACGGTCGCCCTCAATTGA
- a CDS encoding DUF4145 domain-containing protein: MITECPGCEAKVDCEERGDVNIDLEHTGVPTRYVLLECKVCHRALLGITELIQTGADTWEWDSASRVWPSTDDAIDWSIPEIARDSLVEAQVCFKAKAYQACAVMCGRAIEGLCKHHDAKIKTLAAGLKKLKDDGVIDERIFNWGEALRENRNLGAHATAIKVTKEDARDLLDFGLAICEYVYVLNEKFNRFQERRAKA, translated from the coding sequence ATGATCACCGAATGCCCAGGATGCGAAGCCAAGGTTGACTGCGAAGAGAGGGGTGACGTCAACATTGACCTCGAACACACCGGTGTGCCGACTCGGTACGTACTACTTGAGTGCAAGGTATGTCACCGAGCTCTGCTAGGAATCACTGAGCTAATCCAGACCGGGGCTGACACTTGGGAATGGGACTCAGCCTCTAGGGTGTGGCCGAGCACAGACGACGCCATTGACTGGAGCATTCCAGAAATTGCCCGAGACTCCCTAGTCGAAGCTCAGGTTTGCTTCAAAGCCAAGGCCTATCAAGCGTGCGCAGTGATGTGCGGCCGTGCTATCGAAGGACTTTGCAAGCATCACGACGCAAAAATCAAGACGCTAGCGGCCGGACTGAAGAAGCTAAAAGACGATGGCGTGATCGATGAGCGGATTTTCAACTGGGGCGAGGCGCTTCGCGAGAACAGGAACTTGGGAGCGCACGCGACGGCTATCAAGGTAACTAAGGAAGATGCGCGAGACCTTCTTGATTTTGGTCTGGCCATCTGCGAGTACGTCTATGTTCTCAATGAAAAATTCAACCGCTTCCAAGAGCGTCGCGCAAAGGCCTAA
- a CDS encoding IS110 family transposase, whose amino-acid sequence MSEITRVGVDLAKRVIQVHAVDGAGQRVTSRALVRDKFITWCAQLPAGCMVAMEASSSAHHWARRLVASGLDARIIAAHLVAPYRLQGKSGKNDANDAAAICEAASRPQMHFVPVKTVDQQSMLCIHRLREGFKAERTACVNRIRGLLAEFGLVFAQKPAVLRQALPDVIEDASNELGALARLALQRAWAQWQELDAHLAWCDERIAAHLKGNEQVRQAEQLMGVGPVTASAIVATVGDFKQFRDGAQFGAWLGLTPRQNSSGGKNSLGSITKRGDMYLRMLLIQGAKSAVMTAQKRSDPISKWAHQLREKSGWQKAVVALANKNARILWAVFVRGKPFDARHVSVKPGMAGAAA is encoded by the coding sequence ATGAGCGAGATTACACGAGTTGGCGTTGATCTGGCAAAGCGCGTCATTCAAGTTCACGCCGTTGACGGTGCTGGCCAGCGGGTTACCAGTCGAGCGCTGGTGCGCGACAAGTTCATTACCTGGTGTGCTCAATTGCCCGCAGGCTGTATGGTTGCCATGGAAGCCAGCTCCAGTGCCCACCACTGGGCTCGTCGGCTGGTGGCATCAGGGCTGGATGCGCGCATCATCGCCGCGCATTTGGTGGCGCCCTACCGATTGCAGGGCAAGTCGGGTAAGAACGACGCCAACGATGCTGCCGCCATCTGCGAAGCCGCCTCGCGCCCGCAAATGCATTTCGTGCCCGTCAAAACTGTCGATCAGCAAAGCATGCTGTGCATCCATCGCCTGCGTGAAGGCTTCAAGGCCGAGCGCACTGCCTGCGTCAACCGGATTCGCGGTCTGCTGGCCGAGTTTGGTCTGGTGTTCGCCCAGAAGCCCGCCGTGCTACGCCAGGCCTTACCCGATGTGATTGAAGACGCAAGCAACGAGTTGGGGGCCCTGGCCCGGCTTGCGTTGCAGCGTGCCTGGGCGCAGTGGCAGGAACTCGATGCGCATCTGGCCTGGTGCGACGAACGCATTGCAGCCCACCTCAAGGGCAACGAGCAGGTGCGCCAAGCTGAACAACTGATGGGCGTGGGACCGGTGACGGCCTCCGCCATCGTCGCGACGGTGGGAGACTTCAAGCAGTTTCGGGACGGCGCGCAGTTTGGCGCCTGGCTGGGTTTGACGCCACGACAGAACTCCAGTGGAGGAAAGAACAGCCTGGGCTCCATCACCAAGCGCGGCGACATGTATTTGCGCATGCTGTTGATTCAGGGTGCCAAGTCTGCCGTGATGACGGCTCAGAAACGTTCCGACCCGATCTCCAAATGGGCACACCAGCTGCGCGAGAAATCGGGCTGGCAAAAGGCGGTGGTGGCCCTGGCCAACAAGAACGCACGCATCCTGTGGGCGGTGTTCGTGCGGGGCAAACCGTTTGATGCGCGCCATGTAAGTGTCAAGCCAGGCATGGCGGGCGCAGCGGCGTAG
- a CDS encoding sigma-70 family RNA polymerase sigma factor, with product MDRMNLSALTLPDPDFPQLMGQLRARLHRYCARMTGSMLDGEDVVQETLIKANESYDARTVQNVEGWLFRIAHNTAMDFLRRRKREQGVFAEEDVEAMADTLTDADRRHVATAALRTFMRLPLAQRSTVILADVLGYALDEAAEVMGTTVPAVKAALHRGRARLRELSHQPADAAPAPILSASDQALLTAYAERFNARDFDGLREMLAQDVRLDLVARRKPMQARGGEYFTNYAKTQGLRMTPMSLEGRPALWVNTEADEGAGAAAYVVVLDWRDGKVAAIRDFRYARYAMEPLSGATEPKWLRLQRGVRR from the coding sequence ATGGACCGCATGAACCTTTCCGCGCTCACCCTTCCCGATCCCGACTTTCCGCAGCTCATGGGCCAGCTGCGCGCCCGCTTGCACCGCTACTGCGCGCGCATGACGGGGTCGATGCTGGACGGCGAGGACGTGGTGCAGGAAACCTTGATCAAGGCCAACGAGAGCTACGATGCCCGCACAGTGCAGAACGTGGAGGGCTGGTTGTTTCGCATAGCGCACAACACAGCGATGGACTTTCTGCGCCGGCGCAAACGGGAACAAGGGGTGTTTGCGGAGGAAGACGTTGAGGCGATGGCCGACACACTGACCGACGCCGATCGGCGGCACGTTGCCACAGCGGCATTGCGCACGTTCATGCGCCTGCCCCTGGCGCAGCGCAGCACGGTGATCCTGGCGGATGTCCTGGGCTACGCCCTGGACGAGGCGGCCGAAGTGATGGGCACGACCGTGCCAGCCGTCAAGGCGGCGTTGCATCGTGGCAGGGCGCGCCTGCGCGAGTTGTCGCACCAGCCGGCAGACGCGGCTCCGGCGCCCATCTTGTCGGCCAGCGACCAGGCTTTGCTGACCGCCTACGCCGAGCGCTTCAACGCCCGCGACTTCGACGGCCTGCGCGAAATGCTCGCTCAGGACGTTCGGCTGGACCTGGTGGCGCGGCGCAAGCCGATGCAGGCCCGCGGCGGCGAATATTTCACCAACTATGCCAAGACGCAGGGTTTACGCATGACACCCATGAGCCTGGAAGGCCGCCCTGCCTTGTGGGTGAACACCGAAGCCGATGAAGGAGCGGGTGCGGCAGCCTATGTGGTTGTGCTGGACTGGAGAGACGGCAAGGTTGCGGCGATCAGGGACTTCCGGTATGCACGGTATGCAATGGAACCGCTGTCGGGCGCGACGGAGCCCAAATGGCTCCGCCTTCAGCGCGGAGTTAGGCGTTAA
- a CDS encoding MFS transporter: protein MQGDKQFPGFTPSQRWVLGLAAAGSFMAVLDAMVVTTALDTLRHELSASVAALEWTVNAYSLSFAALLMTGAALGDRFGRRRMYVLGLLLFALASAACAAAPSTAWLIAGRAVQGMGAALVMPIAMALLGAAFPPPQRARALGIFSGITGLAVLSGPLFGGAIVQGLAWQWIFWINLPVALAVAWLMLLKVPEGKTLSAPLDLRGAGLMSASLLGLVWGLVHGNRAGWGSAEVLTSLGAGAVLGAAFVASQRVNTWDAMIPPRLFRSPVLAAGLTVSLLLTASLFGTLFFMAQFFQVTRGLSPLSAGASMLPWTATLFLVAPVAGAMITRIGERALVVAGLGIQAGGMAWLAVLVRADAPYTLWVVPLMIAGAGISMAMPAVQSAVLAEVAPSDMGKAAGLFNTLRQLGGVIGVALVVAVFTRVGGYGSAQQFSAGFATVLGVCAALSLAGAAVGLRLKGRGQRAAASNANVHGAKS from the coding sequence ATGCAAGGCGATAAGCAGTTCCCGGGATTCACGCCCTCCCAGCGGTGGGTGCTGGGCCTGGCCGCGGCCGGCTCGTTCATGGCGGTGCTGGACGCGATGGTAGTGACGACTGCGCTGGATACGTTGCGGCACGAGCTGTCGGCCTCGGTAGCGGCGCTGGAATGGACGGTCAATGCCTATAGTCTCAGCTTCGCGGCGCTGTTGATGACCGGAGCAGCGCTGGGCGACCGATTCGGGCGGCGGCGTATGTATGTGCTTGGGTTGTTGCTGTTCGCGCTGGCTTCGGCAGCCTGCGCCGCGGCTCCCAGCACCGCCTGGCTGATCGCGGGGCGGGCGGTGCAGGGCATGGGCGCGGCGCTTGTGATGCCCATTGCGATGGCGTTGCTGGGCGCTGCATTTCCGCCGCCGCAACGGGCCAGGGCCTTGGGTATTTTCAGCGGCATCACCGGGCTGGCGGTGCTGTCGGGGCCATTGTTCGGCGGGGCCATCGTACAAGGGCTGGCATGGCAGTGGATTTTCTGGATCAACCTGCCGGTGGCGCTGGCAGTGGCATGGCTGATGCTGCTGAAGGTGCCCGAAGGCAAGACTCTGTCGGCGCCGCTGGACTTGCGGGGCGCAGGGCTGATGTCCGCATCACTGTTGGGGCTGGTTTGGGGTCTGGTCCATGGCAATCGCGCCGGCTGGGGCAGCGCCGAGGTCCTGACTTCGTTGGGAGCGGGCGCTGTGTTGGGCGCTGCATTCGTGGCGTCGCAACGCGTGAATACCTGGGACGCCATGATTCCGCCGCGCCTGTTTCGCTCGCCGGTGCTCGCGGCGGGGCTCACCGTCAGCTTGCTGTTGACGGCGTCGCTTTTCGGCACGCTGTTCTTCATGGCGCAGTTCTTCCAGGTGACCCGGGGCCTGTCACCCCTGTCAGCGGGCGCGAGCATGCTGCCGTGGACGGCCACGCTGTTCCTGGTCGCGCCGGTGGCGGGTGCGATGATCACGCGCATCGGCGAGCGCGCGCTGGTGGTCGCGGGCCTCGGTATTCAGGCCGGGGGGATGGCGTGGCTCGCCGTGCTGGTGCGCGCCGACGCGCCCTATACGCTATGGGTGGTGCCGCTCATGATCGCCGGTGCGGGCATTTCGATGGCCATGCCGGCGGTGCAGAGCGCCGTACTGGCTGAGGTGGCGCCGAGTGACATGGGCAAGGCGGCGGGGCTTTTCAACACGCTACGTCAATTGGGCGGCGTGATTGGTGTGGCGCTGGTGGTGGCGGTGTTCACGCGAGTTGGCGGCTACGGCAGCGCGCAGCAGTTCAGCGCCGGCTTTGCCACGGTGTTGGGAGTTTGTGCGGCACTCTCGCTGGCTGGCGCCGCCGTGGGCTTACGGTTGAAGGGGCGTGGGCAACGCGCCGCCGCGTCGAACGCCAACGTCCACGGGGCAAAGTCATGA
- a CDS encoding translocation/assembly module TamB domain-containing protein encodes MSTPKQADAKAAPPKAGADRAQSTRRWLAGVAIAVGSVLLLAVLAVALTWWWAGTEGSLATALRWLAQSQPLAAGRATGSLREGGHVERLTWQQDGLSVEVRDVSLAWQPWSLLHGTLRLDRLAVGSVQVHDQRPPSAPSPPPTALGLPLRVVLDHFSVGRFALQGRAAVTASSISGRYEFDGLAHQLQLLDAELAQGRYQGRARLSARGPVALEASLSGALSAELPNSQKPLPLAFTATASGPITNMQVKGQLQMTGNAPAGRAQPHATATARVMPWAAQPLPQADATFRDLDMAGLWPDMPQTLLTGNASVRPADTATAASAAWLIQLQMANGLPGPWDQRRLPIERLETQGEWRDGAALVRTLKARLGGGELVATGEWAPAAGTASPPKPPSTRASAPSSAQPTPPATVAPAWKLQATLQQINPALLYSQLAPQPVDGRATVASEGTNTRFDASLQATGHGIKPPASAKAKAADPRSPGALRLRDASATGTWSPAQAGGTLALSALRIRTDDAELAGQLEAQPKAWGGKGKLALTAPGLDATLQGELRQASGKGNLSLRGRDAALALRWLQQLPGLPAALQTASARGSAELQASWDGGWQDPGVQARLEVPSLDWYAPAKAAAGAAPRPPAAAGTAEAGDTLKIRALQISLSGRLSQMQLNAQGRLEAGQRRYALQLAAEGGRTPATRKAPLGESAWQGLLKQLSLSVEDPALGGSSSSGGGSGGGAWRLVTRGTVPLTWTPARGGAFESGAGEALLSAPAQTAAGGPSIASAPAVLAWQPVRWRPGELITSGKLTGLPLAWIELLAGPQMAGAGLGGNLLLDGQWEATLSDTLRLKATLARSSGDISVQAETVQGVPTRVAAGVKEARLSLVNEGEALTLAVRWDSERGGTADGQLRTRLARAPADAGGGWLWPADAPLSGQLRAQLPRIGVWSVLSPPGWRLRGSLGTDVTISGTRAAPQLAGELQANDLALRSVVDGIEFGNGRLRARLDGTRMRINEFTLQGAGDKGTGGSLTARGEAGWIDGQPQVQLQARLERLRASIRTDRQLTVSGDVQASLKGAQTELTGKLVVDQARIILPDEGTPQLGEDVVVRSTRGSASGQKAPAQTSGASADRDARPVKLALQLGLGDDFRVQGKGIDTRIRGTLSLYGESLREPRLTGTVNTAGGQYRAYNQRLDVEQGVLRFTGPLDNPALDILAIRPNLTQRVGVQITGTALLPRVRLYAQPELPDAEKLSWLVVGRASASGGAEAALLQQAALALLGSKGGGMSGGLASSLGLDELSFRGASSNADGTTTQGAVTLGKRFSRNFYAAYERSISGALGTLYIFYDLSQRFTVRAQTGQQSAVDLIFTVPYD; translated from the coding sequence ATGAGCACGCCGAAGCAAGCCGATGCCAAGGCAGCCCCGCCGAAAGCCGGGGCGGATCGGGCACAGTCCACGCGGCGATGGCTGGCAGGGGTGGCAATCGCGGTGGGCAGCGTGTTGCTGCTGGCCGTTCTGGCCGTGGCCCTGACCTGGTGGTGGGCGGGCACGGAAGGCTCGCTGGCCACCGCGCTTCGCTGGCTGGCGCAGTCACAGCCGCTGGCAGCCGGGCGGGCCACGGGTTCGCTGCGCGAAGGCGGGCACGTCGAGCGGCTGACCTGGCAGCAGGATGGGCTCAGCGTCGAGGTGCGCGATGTGAGCCTGGCCTGGCAGCCCTGGTCGCTGCTGCACGGCACGCTCCGGCTGGACCGGCTGGCCGTGGGCAGTGTGCAGGTGCACGACCAGCGCCCGCCTTCAGCTCCGTCGCCACCGCCCACCGCGCTCGGTTTGCCGCTGCGGGTGGTGCTCGATCACTTCTCGGTGGGCCGGTTCGCCCTGCAGGGCCGGGCAGCCGTCACAGCCTCCAGCATTTCAGGGCGCTATGAATTTGACGGGCTGGCGCATCAGCTGCAGTTGCTGGATGCCGAGCTGGCTCAAGGCCGTTACCAGGGCCGCGCCAGGCTGTCGGCGCGCGGCCCGGTCGCGCTCGAAGCCAGTCTGTCGGGTGCGCTGTCCGCCGAACTTCCGAACAGCCAAAAACCTTTGCCGCTGGCATTCACCGCCACGGCCAGCGGACCGATCACCAACATGCAGGTCAAGGGCCAGCTTCAAATGACAGGCAACGCGCCTGCCGGCCGCGCGCAACCCCACGCGACGGCGACGGCGCGTGTCATGCCCTGGGCGGCACAACCCCTGCCGCAGGCAGATGCGACCTTTCGCGATCTCGACATGGCGGGCCTGTGGCCCGACATGCCGCAAACCCTGCTGACCGGTAACGCCAGCGTACGCCCTGCTGACACGGCCACGGCCGCCAGCGCGGCCTGGCTGATTCAACTGCAGATGGCCAACGGCTTGCCCGGCCCCTGGGATCAGAGGCGGCTGCCCATTGAACGACTGGAAACCCAGGGCGAATGGCGCGACGGCGCGGCGCTGGTTCGCACGCTCAAGGCCCGGCTGGGTGGCGGCGAGCTGGTGGCCACGGGCGAATGGGCGCCGGCCGCGGGCACTGCGTCGCCACCCAAACCACCGTCAACGCGTGCCTCCGCTCCAAGCTCCGCCCAACCCACTCCACCCGCTACGGTCGCGCCGGCCTGGAAGCTGCAGGCCACCCTGCAGCAGATCAACCCGGCACTGCTGTACTCCCAGCTTGCGCCGCAGCCTGTGGACGGCCGGGCTACCGTGGCCAGCGAAGGAACAAACACCCGCTTCGACGCCAGCCTGCAGGCCACAGGCCATGGCATCAAGCCGCCCGCCAGCGCCAAGGCCAAGGCGGCAGACCCACGTTCCCCTGGCGCCCTGCGCCTGCGCGATGCGAGCGCCACGGGCACCTGGAGCCCGGCCCAAGCCGGCGGCACCCTGGCGCTGTCGGCGCTGCGCATTCGCACCGATGACGCGGAACTGGCAGGCCAGCTCGAAGCCCAGCCCAAGGCCTGGGGTGGCAAGGGCAAGCTGGCCCTGACGGCGCCCGGACTGGACGCGACACTGCAGGGCGAACTGCGGCAGGCCAGCGGCAAGGGAAACCTCAGCCTGCGCGGCCGCGATGCGGCGCTGGCCTTGCGCTGGCTGCAGCAACTGCCGGGCCTGCCCGCCGCGCTGCAGACAGCCTCTGCCCGCGGCAGCGCGGAACTGCAGGCCAGCTGGGACGGCGGCTGGCAAGACCCCGGCGTGCAGGCGCGGCTGGAGGTGCCTTCACTCGACTGGTACGCGCCCGCCAAGGCAGCTGCCGGCGCTGCCCCACGCCCACCCGCAGCTGCGGGCACGGCAGAGGCAGGCGACACGCTCAAGATCCGCGCCCTGCAAATCAGCCTGTCGGGCCGGCTCAGCCAGATGCAGCTGAACGCCCAGGGCCGCCTGGAAGCCGGGCAACGGCGTTATGCATTGCAGCTGGCCGCAGAAGGCGGGCGCACCCCTGCCACGCGCAAGGCGCCGCTGGGTGAATCCGCGTGGCAGGGCCTGCTCAAGCAGCTCAGCCTCAGCGTGGAAGACCCTGCTCTGGGTGGCAGTAGCAGTAGCGGTGGTGGCAGCGGCGGCGGTGCGTGGCGGCTCGTCACCCGCGGCACGGTGCCGCTCACATGGACACCGGCGCGGGGCGGCGCCTTCGAAAGCGGCGCGGGAGAGGCCCTGCTGAGCGCGCCGGCGCAGACCGCCGCAGGCGGACCTAGCATCGCCTCCGCGCCGGCCGTCCTGGCCTGGCAGCCCGTGCGCTGGCGCCCCGGCGAACTCATCACGTCCGGCAAGCTCACCGGCCTGCCGCTGGCCTGGATTGAATTGCTGGCAGGCCCGCAAATGGCCGGCGCCGGGCTGGGCGGCAACCTGCTGCTCGACGGCCAGTGGGAGGCCACGCTCAGCGACACGCTGCGCCTCAAAGCCACCTTGGCCCGCAGCAGCGGCGACATCAGCGTGCAAGCAGAAACCGTGCAGGGCGTGCCAACGCGGGTGGCGGCAGGCGTGAAAGAAGCGCGCCTGTCGCTGGTCAATGAGGGAGAAGCGCTGACCCTGGCTGTGCGCTGGGACAGCGAACGCGGCGGCACGGCCGACGGCCAGCTCCGCACCCGCCTGGCACGCGCTCCGGCCGACGCGGGCGGCGGGTGGCTCTGGCCCGCAGACGCGCCCTTGAGCGGCCAGTTGCGTGCGCAGTTGCCGCGCATCGGTGTCTGGTCGGTGCTGTCGCCGCCCGGCTGGCGGCTTCGCGGCTCACTGGGCACCGATGTGACGATCAGCGGCACGCGAGCCGCCCCCCAGCTGGCAGGCGAGTTGCAGGCCAACGACCTGGCCTTGCGCTCCGTCGTGGACGGCATCGAGTTTGGCAACGGCCGCCTGCGCGCGCGGCTCGACGGCACGCGCATGCGCATCAACGAATTCACCCTGCAGGGGGCCGGCGACAAGGGGACGGGCGGCAGCCTGACGGCCCGGGGCGAAGCGGGCTGGATCGACGGCCAGCCGCAGGTGCAGCTGCAGGCCCGGCTGGAGCGGCTGCGCGCCAGCATACGAACCGACAGGCAGCTGACCGTCTCCGGCGACGTGCAGGCCAGCCTCAAGGGCGCGCAGACCGAGCTCACCGGCAAACTGGTGGTGGATCAGGCCCGCATCATCCTGCCCGACGAAGGCACGCCGCAGCTGGGCGAAGACGTCGTGGTCCGCAGCACCCGCGGCAGCGCAAGCGGCCAGAAGGCACCGGCGCAAACCAGCGGCGCCAGCGCCGACAGGGACGCCCGGCCCGTCAAGCTGGCGCTGCAACTGGGCCTGGGCGATGACTTTCGCGTTCAGGGAAAAGGCATCGACACGCGGATACGCGGCACCCTCAGCCTGTACGGCGAGTCGCTCCGCGAACCGCGCCTGACCGGCACCGTCAACACCGCGGGCGGACAGTACCGCGCCTATAACCAGCGCCTGGACGTCGAGCAGGGCGTGCTGCGCTTCACCGGCCCCCTCGACAACCCGGCCCTCGACATTCTGGCCATCCGCCCCAACCTGACGCAGCGTGTGGGCGTGCAAATCACCGGTACCGCCCTGCTGCCCCGCGTGCGCCTGTATGCCCAGCCCGAGCTGCCCGATGCCGAAAAACTGTCCTGGCTGGTGGTCGGCCGGGCATCGGCATCCGGAGGCGCGGAAGCCGCGCTGCTGCAGCAGGCGGCGCTGGCCCTGCTGGGCAGCAAAGGCGGCGGCATGTCGGGCGGGCTGGCCTCGTCGCTGGGACTGGACGAGCTGTCGTTTCGCGGCGCCTCCAGCAATGCGGACGGCACGACCACGCAGGGCGCCGTCACGCTGGGCAAGCGCTTTTCGCGTAATTTTTATGCCGCCTACGAGCGCAGCATTTCCGGTGCGCTGGGCACTCTGTATATTTTTTACGACCTGTCGCAGCGCTTCACGGTACGCGCACAAACAGGCCAGCAAAGCGCCGTGGACCTGATCTTTACCGTGCCTTACGATTGA